The following coding sequences lie in one Mesorhizobium sp. NZP2298 genomic window:
- a CDS encoding AAA family ATPase: MAKINFKVPQATTSAYDVARSFISAGISVFPCHETEVDEVDPATGEIITRPEKSPKTSNGLKGATRSERIVGIWFNERHPTALIGVPTGEPLGAWVLDLDKHGDRDGHAWLAAMEALHGPLPETARARTANGGTHVFFKNVDGIRNRAAIAPGVDTRGQDGYIVGPGSMMADGRKYEWIDTDGQPYDPIGIPDFADTPEWLLELLLPKNEPEPQRHDYTYTARDLAPYVNVALESEITKLATAAVGNRGAQLNASAYALGQLVGAGVLSRDIAEGELYHGASANGVLQKDGDKQTRARIKRGLDDGMRSPRVIKEREHQNDNTKLVDTSKLLKKKEVNTEVDAPAQDVNAEVDMPAAPKKRERFERTWFDDIVEGEPKETFIKGVLGAREFTTVSGLPGTGKSVIVTDAACHVAAGMEWHGRKVKPGLVIYVAAERKKLTERRMMAFRKRHKIENVPLLIIGGRLDFTKDLKDAKELIAEIKSAEVETGLQCVWVIIDTLTRVFGAGDQNASKDMGRFVNSCDEILVETSAHVTAIHHSAWTGERGKGAIDLDGAVDASFMVKKDHGKYKLVCDGTNDGEEGEILAFTMDSVEIGVDEDGEPTTAPVVVQVKETKLTSGSLKGYKGDVLKALAAAIERNGIEPEGDAFPEDILVVDEATWRAEFYASRDTTTNPAAAETARKQFQRAPDALVKEGHVNNIGLWYWPA; the protein is encoded by the coding sequence GTCGACCCGGCAACCGGCGAGATCATCACTAGGCCGGAGAAATCACCAAAAACCAGTAACGGTCTAAAGGGCGCCACACGCTCCGAGCGGATCGTTGGCATCTGGTTTAACGAACGCCACCCGACTGCACTGATAGGCGTACCTACTGGCGAGCCGCTAGGGGCTTGGGTGCTAGACTTAGACAAGCACGGCGATCGCGACGGGCATGCTTGGCTTGCCGCAATGGAAGCTCTGCATGGTCCATTGCCGGAGACGGCCAGGGCGCGAACTGCGAATGGCGGGACGCACGTCTTCTTTAAGAACGTTGACGGTATCCGTAATCGGGCTGCTATTGCACCTGGCGTGGATACGAGAGGCCAGGACGGCTATATCGTCGGTCCCGGATCCATGATGGCCGACGGGCGCAAATACGAATGGATTGACACGGACGGACAGCCATACGATCCGATCGGCATTCCAGACTTCGCCGACACGCCCGAATGGCTGCTCGAGTTGTTGCTCCCCAAGAATGAGCCGGAACCACAACGGCACGACTATACGTACACGGCTCGCGACCTGGCGCCATATGTCAACGTGGCGCTAGAATCGGAAATCACCAAACTGGCCACAGCAGCGGTAGGTAACCGCGGCGCGCAGCTGAACGCATCCGCATATGCGCTCGGTCAACTGGTGGGTGCGGGTGTCCTATCCAGAGATATTGCGGAGGGCGAGCTTTACCATGGCGCATCGGCCAATGGTGTTCTGCAAAAGGATGGCGACAAGCAGACGCGCGCTCGCATTAAGCGTGGCCTTGACGATGGCATGAGGTCGCCGCGCGTCATCAAAGAACGCGAGCATCAGAACGACAATACCAAGCTTGTCGACACCTCAAAGCTGCTCAAGAAGAAGGAAGTCAACACGGAGGTTGACGCCCCAGCGCAGGATGTAAACGCAGAGGTTGACATGCCAGCAGCGCCGAAAAAGCGCGAACGTTTCGAGCGGACGTGGTTTGACGACATCGTAGAAGGCGAGCCGAAAGAGACGTTCATTAAGGGCGTACTTGGCGCTCGAGAGTTCACAACAGTCTCTGGTCTGCCTGGAACGGGAAAGTCGGTAATCGTAACGGATGCAGCATGCCACGTTGCCGCCGGCATGGAGTGGCATGGGCGCAAGGTCAAGCCAGGTCTGGTAATCTATGTGGCGGCTGAACGCAAGAAGCTGACAGAACGTCGCATGATGGCTTTCCGTAAGCGGCATAAGATAGAAAATGTGCCGCTCTTGATCATCGGTGGAAGGCTCGATTTCACCAAGGATCTGAAGGACGCCAAAGAGCTTATAGCCGAAATCAAAAGCGCTGAGGTTGAGACCGGCCTTCAATGCGTGTGGGTCATCATCGATACACTGACGCGAGTCTTCGGCGCTGGCGACCAGAACGCATCAAAGGACATGGGTCGCTTCGTCAATTCATGTGACGAGATACTGGTAGAGACATCGGCACACGTTACCGCAATCCACCACAGCGCTTGGACAGGCGAGCGTGGCAAAGGCGCTATCGACTTGGACGGAGCTGTTGACGCTAGCTTCATGGTCAAGAAAGACCATGGAAAATACAAGCTTGTCTGTGATGGAACCAATGACGGCGAAGAAGGTGAGATATTGGCGTTCACCATGGACTCCGTTGAAATTGGCGTCGATGAGGACGGCGAGCCGACAACGGCACCCGTGGTGGTTCAAGTCAAAGAGACCAAGCTGACATCTGGGTCGCTCAAGGGCTACAAGGGCGACGTCCTCAAGGCGCTTGCCGCGGCTATCGAGAGGAACGGCATTGAGCCTGAAGGGGACGCATTCCCGGAGGATATCCTTGTGGTTGACGAGGCAACCTGGCGGGCAGAGTTTTATGCTAGCCGCGACACCACAACCAATCCCGCAGCCGCGGAGACCGCCCGCAAGCAGTTTCAGCGG